The Paenibacillus tianjinensis genome has a window encoding:
- the asnB gene encoding asparagine synthase (glutamine-hydrolyzing), which translates to MCGITGFIQWRGDLTQHSQLLVKMTETLSNRGPDAAGTWISGPCALGHRRLSVIDPENGAQPMIARHDEQVYALVYNGELYNAGELKGELKQRGHRFLTQCDTEVLLHAYMEWGPDCTEKLNGIFAFAVWDSVREHLFLARDRLGVKPLFYSQVDDVFVFGSEPKALLQHPKVQPKVGPEGLAEIFIIGPARTPGQGVYKDIFELRPGHAMIYNRNGIRKYAYWELESYNHTDNVDETAAKVRELLQDTLERQLVSDVPVCSLLSGGLDSSALTALAVDYYNRSGQGQVDTYSVDYVDNDKHFKSHTFQPGADGPWIKRMVDELNTNHHYVTFDTPELVSALDNALYSRDLPGMTDVDSSLYLFCREIKKNATVAISGEAADEIFGGYPWFHREEMLSSGTFPWSVAPKMRAELLSPEVREWIRPLEYLGDRYSDAVAEVPKLDGETGKQAQMRVMSYLNITRFMPTLLDRKDRMSMGVGLEVRVPYCDHRLVQYVFNIPWEIKTVGNREKGILRKALEGVLPDDVLYRKKSPYPKTHNPAYLNAVRSQMLSILDDSSSPILPLIDPAKIREIAASPESSSNLPWFGQLMSGPQLFAYLAQVNLWLKTYNVSIG; encoded by the coding sequence ATGTGCGGAATAACCGGATTTATCCAGTGGCGCGGCGACCTAACACAGCACTCGCAGCTGCTCGTAAAAATGACTGAAACCTTATCCAACCGCGGACCGGATGCGGCCGGAACGTGGATATCAGGGCCTTGTGCCCTTGGACACCGCAGACTTAGCGTGATTGACCCCGAGAACGGCGCACAGCCGATGATCGCCCGCCATGACGAACAGGTCTATGCCCTTGTGTATAACGGCGAATTGTATAATGCGGGCGAGCTCAAGGGTGAGCTCAAACAGCGCGGGCACCGCTTCCTGACCCAGTGTGACACCGAGGTTCTGCTCCACGCCTACATGGAATGGGGACCTGACTGCACTGAGAAGCTGAACGGAATCTTTGCCTTTGCGGTCTGGGACAGCGTACGCGAGCATCTGTTTCTGGCACGTGACCGGCTTGGCGTGAAACCCTTGTTCTATAGCCAGGTGGATGATGTGTTTGTCTTCGGCTCTGAGCCCAAAGCGCTGCTGCAGCATCCCAAGGTTCAGCCGAAGGTCGGACCGGAAGGTCTGGCAGAAATCTTCATCATCGGTCCGGCCCGCACACCGGGACAGGGTGTATACAAAGATATATTCGAGCTTCGCCCGGGTCATGCCATGATTTATAACCGGAATGGAATCCGTAAGTATGCTTACTGGGAACTGGAGAGCTACAATCACACCGATAATGTCGATGAAACAGCCGCCAAGGTACGCGAACTGCTGCAGGATACGCTGGAGCGCCAGCTCGTCTCCGACGTTCCGGTCTGCTCCCTGCTGTCCGGCGGCCTTGATTCCAGCGCCCTCACCGCGCTCGCCGTTGATTATTACAACCGCAGCGGCCAAGGACAGGTTGACACTTATTCCGTCGATTATGTTGATAACGATAAGCATTTCAAAAGCCATACCTTCCAGCCCGGAGCAGACGGGCCGTGGATTAAGCGGATGGTCGATGAGCTGAATACCAATCATCACTATGTGACTTTTGATACCCCGGAGCTGGTGTCGGCGCTGGATAATGCCCTCTACTCGCGCGATTTGCCGGGGATGACCGATGTGGATTCGTCGCTGTATTTATTTTGCCGGGAAATTAAAAAGAATGCGACTGTAGCCATTTCGGGCGAAGCGGCTGACGAAATTTTTGGCGGATATCCCTGGTTCCACCGGGAAGAGATGCTGTCCTCCGGGACGTTCCCCTGGTCTGTGGCCCCCAAAATGCGCGCAGAACTATTGTCGCCCGAAGTCAGGGAATGGATACGTCCGCTGGAATATTTAGGCGACCGTTACAGCGATGCCGTGGCTGAGGTTCCTAAGCTTGACGGGGAGACCGGCAAACAGGCGCAAATGCGCGTGATGTCCTACCTCAATATTACCCGGTTCATGCCTACGCTGCTGGACCGCAAGGACCGGATGAGCATGGGTGTAGGGCTTGAAGTCCGTGTCCCTTACTGCGATCACCGGCTGGTGCAATATGTGTTCAACATTCCCTGGGAAATTAAAACCGTCGGCAACCGTGAAAAAGGCATTCTGCGCAAAGCGCTGGAGGGCGTACTGCCGGATGATGTGCTCTACCGTAAAAAAAGCCCTTATCCCAAAACCCATAATCCCGCTTATTTAAACGCCGTACGTTCACAGATGCTGAGTATTCTCGATGATTCCTCCTCTCCGATCCTGCCGCTCATCGATCCGGCCAAAATCCGCGAAATCGCGGCATCGCCGGAATCATCCAGCAACCTGCCCTGGTTCGGCCAGCTGATGTCCGGTCCGCAGCTGTTCGCTTATCTGGCCCAGGTAAATCTCTGGCTGAAAACATA